The Scyliorhinus canicula chromosome 13, sScyCan1.1, whole genome shotgun sequence genome contains a region encoding:
- the LOC119976308 gene encoding P2Y purinoceptor 1-like: protein MKGFEVDTMVQLPPNDCSVNEEFESCYLPIMYLIVFVTGLIGNSVALWMFIFHVRPWSSITVYMFNLVLADLFYVFSLPVLIFYYLRESDWIFGEVMCKLQRFIFHVNLYGSILFLTCISVHRYMGVVHPMKSLGRLKKKSATIVTVCLWVIVMASIAPILYFSRLRQVTNATNVSGPYLDTNRTIRNICYDTTSKELLHTYFIYSMLTTFFGFCVPFATILVCYGFIVKALICNDMRTPLREKSVRLVIIVLAVFAVAYLPFHVMKNLNLQSRLYYQGVETCDWNKRVYATYQVTRGLASLNSCVDPILYFLAGDTYRKKLTSTASRIIKKNESVV, encoded by the coding sequence ATGAAAGGCTTTGAAGTGGATACAATGGTGCAACTGCCACCCAATGACTGCTCTGTCAATGAGGAATTTGAGTCTTGTTATCTGCCCATCATGTACCTTATAGTCTTTGTCACTGGATTGATCGGAAACAGTGTTGCTCTCTGGATGTTCATCTTCCACGTCAGGCCTTGGAGTAGCATCACCGTGTACATGTTTAACCTCGTCCTGGCCGACCTCTTCTACGTCTTCTCCTTGCCGGTTTTGATTTTTTACTACCTCAGGGAAAGTGATTGGATCTTTGGGGAGGTCATGTGCAAACTGCAAAGGTTTATTTTCCATGTTAACCTGTACGGCAGCATTTTGTTCCTCACTTGCATCAGTGTCCACAGGTACATGGGGGTGGTCCATCCCATGAAGTCGCTGGGCAGGTTGAAGAAGAAATCGGCCACCATTGTGACCGTGTGCCTGTGGGTGATAGTGATGGCCAGCATTGCGCCAATTCTGTACTTCTCCCGGTTACGCCAGGTCACCAACGCAACAAACGTCTCCGGACCATACTTGGACACAAATAGAACGATAAGAAACATATGCTACGATACGACATCTAAAGAGCTCCTGCACACTTATTTCATTTACAGCATGCTGACTACCTTCTTTGGTTTCTGTGTCCCCTTCGCCACCATCTTGGTCTGTTATGGATTTATCGTGAAGGCGTTAATATGCAACGACATGAGGACGCCTCTCCGGGAGAAGTCTGTGCGTCTTGTCATCATCGTGCTGGCGGTCTTTGCCGTTGCCTATCTGCCCTTCCATGTGATGAAGAACCTAAATCTTCAGTCTCGTCTTTATTACCAGGGGGTAGAAACGTGCGACTGGAACAAGAGGGTCTACGCCACCTATCAGGTGACCAGGGGTCTCGCCAGCCTCAATAGCTGTGTGGACCCGATCCTGTACTTTCTGGCAGGAGATACTTACAGGAAGAAACTCACTTCTACAGCCTCGAGAATCATCAAAAAGAATGAGTCTGTGGTCTAG